A single window of Mycolicibacterium aurum DNA harbors:
- a CDS encoding NAD(P)H-dependent amine dehydrogenase family protein — protein MANPSPVRVAAIGTGNVGKHALTQLITDPRFDLTAVWVSSESKAGKDAAELAGLQDSTGIRATTDLDAVLATQPEVAVYTALADNRLTEALEDYRRLLAAGVNVVGSSAVFLQHPWQVLPDELIAPIEDAAKAGNASIFVNGIDPGFANDLLPMALAGTCQSIQQIRCMEIINYDTYDSAAVMFDVMGFGGSLDETPMLLQPGVLSLAWGSVVRQLAAGLGIELDEVNETHIRVPAPEAFDIAAGRIEEGTTAAIRFEVRGIKDGNVAVVLEHVTRLRDDLCPDWPQPAAHGGSYRIEITGEPSYALDLCLSSPNGDHNHAGLVATAARVVNAIPAVIDAAPGIVTARELPPVTGKGLYANA, from the coding sequence ATGGCCAACCCCTCCCCTGTCCGCGTCGCCGCCATCGGCACCGGCAATGTCGGCAAGCACGCGCTGACCCAGCTCATCACCGATCCCCGGTTCGACCTGACCGCAGTGTGGGTGTCGTCGGAGTCCAAAGCCGGCAAGGACGCGGCAGAGCTTGCAGGACTGCAGGATTCGACCGGCATCCGCGCCACCACCGATCTCGACGCGGTGCTGGCCACGCAACCGGAGGTCGCGGTGTACACGGCGCTGGCCGACAACCGGTTGACCGAAGCCCTCGAGGACTACCGCCGCCTCCTGGCCGCCGGGGTCAATGTCGTGGGCAGCAGCGCGGTGTTCCTGCAGCACCCATGGCAGGTGCTGCCCGATGAACTCATCGCACCGATCGAGGACGCCGCCAAGGCCGGCAACGCCAGCATCTTCGTGAACGGCATCGACCCCGGCTTCGCCAATGACCTTCTGCCCATGGCACTGGCGGGCACCTGTCAGAGCATTCAGCAGATCCGCTGCATGGAGATCATCAACTACGACACCTACGACAGCGCCGCGGTGATGTTCGACGTGATGGGCTTCGGCGGCTCGCTCGACGAGACGCCCATGCTGCTGCAGCCGGGAGTGCTGAGCCTGGCGTGGGGTTCGGTGGTGCGGCAGTTGGCGGCCGGCCTCGGGATCGAACTCGACGAGGTCAACGAGACCCATATCCGCGTCCCCGCGCCGGAAGCCTTCGACATCGCCGCCGGCCGGATCGAGGAGGGCACCACCGCCGCGATCCGCTTCGAGGTGCGCGGCATCAAGGACGGGAACGTCGCGGTCGTTCTCGAACACGTCACCCGGTTGCGCGACGACCTGTGTCCGGACTGGCCTCAGCCCGCGGCGCATGGCGGGTCGTATCGCATCGAGATCACCGGGGAGCCGTCGTACGCCCTCGATCTGTGTCTCAGCAGCCCGAACGGCGATCACAACCACGCCGGGCTGGTCGCCACGGCCGCCCGGGTCGTCAATGCGATTCCCGCCGTAATCGACGCGGCGCCAGGAATTGTGACTGCGCGGGAGTTACCACCCGTAACTGGGAAAGGTCTGTACGCTAACGCTTGA